In Paracoccus aerodenitrificans, the following are encoded in one genomic region:
- the hutH gene encoding histidine ammonia-lyase, translating into MSDLTLLPGSVTLSRLEHIWREGLTASLDPSCRQAIADSAALIESAAIGDAPVYGVNTGFGKLASIKIRPEGTATLQRNLILSHCCGVGEPVEAETVRLIMTLKLLSLGRGASGVRPVLVTLLEDMLSRGVLPVIPAQGSVGASGDLAPLAHMAAVMIGEGRAVFENREMSGKDALSAAGLTPVSLTAKEGLALINGTQVSTAFALTGLFEAFAAARAALVVSAMSTDAAMGSTAPFHAEIHALRGHRGQITAARVLRELMEGSEIRDSHLAGDGRVQDPYCIRCQPQVTGACIDLLWQAARSLEIEANAATDNPLVLRDAGLIVSGGNFHAEPVAFAADQIALAVAEIGAIAQRRIALMVDPVLNHDLPAFLTPEPGLNSGLMIAEVTSAALMSENKHLANPCSTDSTPTSANQEDHVSMAAHGARRLKRMTANLAHIIGIEALCAAAGIEFRAPLKTSDALQAVLAKLRETVAPLTDDRFLAPELSDAAALILGGDLERAVSGDILAEIRP; encoded by the coding sequence ATGTCTGATCTCACATTGCTTCCGGGAAGCGTCACGCTGTCCCGGCTGGAACATATCTGGCGCGAGGGTCTGACAGCCTCGCTTGATCCGTCATGCCGTCAGGCGATTGCCGATTCCGCTGCACTGATCGAATCCGCCGCAATCGGCGACGCGCCTGTGTACGGGGTGAATACCGGCTTCGGCAAGCTGGCCTCGATCAAGATCCGGCCCGAGGGTACCGCCACGCTTCAGCGCAACCTGATCCTGTCGCATTGCTGCGGCGTCGGAGAGCCGGTCGAGGCGGAAACCGTCCGGCTGATCATGACGCTGAAACTGCTGTCTCTGGGGCGCGGTGCCTCGGGGGTTCGGCCGGTTCTCGTGACATTGCTGGAAGATATGCTGTCGCGGGGTGTGCTGCCGGTCATTCCGGCGCAGGGCTCGGTCGGGGCGTCGGGCGATCTTGCGCCGCTGGCGCATATGGCCGCGGTCATGATCGGAGAGGGACGCGCGGTTTTCGAAAACCGTGAGATGTCCGGGAAAGACGCATTATCTGCGGCGGGGCTGACGCCCGTTTCCCTGACCGCGAAAGAGGGGCTGGCGCTGATCAACGGCACGCAGGTCTCGACCGCCTTCGCCCTGACCGGGCTTTTCGAGGCCTTCGCGGCGGCGCGTGCCGCGCTTGTCGTTTCGGCCATGTCCACCGATGCGGCAATGGGCTCGACCGCGCCATTCCACGCCGAAATCCACGCGCTGCGCGGTCATCGGGGCCAGATCACGGCGGCGCGTGTTCTGCGCGAGTTGATGGAGGGGTCGGAAATCCGCGACAGCCATCTGGCCGGAGATGGCAGGGTGCAGGATCCTTACTGCATACGCTGCCAGCCGCAGGTGACGGGGGCCTGTATCGATCTTCTCTGGCAGGCCGCGCGAAGTCTGGAAATCGAAGCGAATGCCGCAACCGATAATCCGCTGGTGCTGCGGGATGCCGGGCTGATCGTCTCGGGTGGGAATTTCCACGCCGAGCCGGTCGCCTTTGCCGCTGACCAGATCGCTTTGGCCGTGGCCGAGATCGGCGCGATTGCGCAACGCCGCATCGCGCTGATGGTCGATCCGGTGCTGAACCATGATCTGCCCGCCTTCCTGACGCCCGAGCCGGGGCTGAATTCGGGGCTGATGATCGCCGAGGTGACCTCTGCCGCGCTGATGAGCGAGAATAAACATCTCGCCAATCCCTGCTCGACCGATTCCACGCCGACCTCGGCCAATCAGGAAGACCATGTCTCGATGGCCGCGCATGGTGCACGCAGGCTGAAGCGCATGACCGCAAATCTCGCCCATATCATCGGCATCGAAGCGCTTTGCGCGGCGGCGGGGATCGAGTTCCGTGCCCCGCTGAAAACCTCGGACGCCTTGCAGGCGGTTCTGGCGAAGCTGCGCGAGACGGTGGCACCGTTGACCGATGATCGCTTCCTTGCGCCCGAGCTTTCAGACGCGGCGGCGCTGATCCTCGGGGGGGATCTGGAGAGGGCGGTCTCTGGCGATATTCTGGCCGAAATCCGGCCCTGA
- the ligA gene encoding NAD-dependent DNA ligase LigA, whose translation MAETAAHGDDAAAWPSSSVDLSAITEAEAADHIAQLTEMLSKANSDYHRDDAPTITDAEYDRAKRSLAALEEKFPQLAHPDSPTQQVGAAPSDAFGKITHAQRMMSLANAFDEAEVAEFVSRIRSFLGLEPEEGLDFTAEPKIDGLSLSLRYEDGRLVQAATRGDGTVGENVLANARTIADIPDTLNGTAPKMVEVRGEVYMSHDDFAALNAKGGARIFANPRNAAAGSLRQLDPEVTRSRPLKFFAYSWGELSEALAETQMRAVERLESFGFKINRLIRLCHTVEEMIAQWAAIEAQRASLGYDIDGVVYKVNDLAYQNRLGFRATTPRWALAHKFPAEIAWTRLRDIEIQVGRTGALSPVARLDPVTVGGVTVSNATLHNEDYIAGISSNGEKIRDTDIRIGDWVKVYRAGDVIPKISDVDEAKRDGSEKPFTFPETCPECGSAAIREPGDAVRRCTGGLICPAQAIEKLKHFVSRGAFDIEGLGAKQIEAFYRDDILPIRSPADIFTLAARDRENLAKLKNREGWGETSAQNLFDAIEQRRHIPLARLIYALGIRHVGEVVAADLARYFGSWDKFVAEIDAAIPAAERHMLADDAILHERAAAEAEGRRARISATREKVLSQEPALGPEAVAAYETLTNIDGIGAVVAQSLCATFSQQKERQSIDALVGHLTVEDAEIPDMAGSAIAGKTIVFTGTLERMTRAEAKARAEALGAKVAGSVSAKTDILVAGPGAGSKATKAAALGVEVIDEDTWLSLIG comes from the coding sequence ATGGCAGAGACCGCAGCGCATGGGGATGATGCGGCGGCGTGGCCATCTTCTTCGGTAGATTTGTCCGCGATCACCGAAGCGGAGGCCGCCGACCATATCGCGCAGCTTACCGAAATGCTGTCGAAGGCGAACAGCGATTATCATCGTGACGACGCGCCGACCATCACGGATGCGGAATATGACCGGGCGAAGCGCAGCCTTGCCGCTCTGGAGGAGAAATTCCCGCAACTCGCCCATCCGGACAGCCCGACGCAGCAGGTCGGGGCGGCACCGTCGGACGCTTTCGGCAAGATCACCCATGCGCAACGCATGATGTCTCTGGCCAATGCGTTCGATGAGGCCGAGGTGGCGGAATTTGTCTCGCGGATCAGAAGCTTTCTCGGGTTGGAGCCGGAAGAAGGTCTGGATTTCACCGCCGAGCCGAAGATCGATGGCTTGTCGCTTTCACTTCGCTATGAAGATGGCAGGCTTGTTCAGGCCGCGACGCGTGGCGATGGAACCGTGGGCGAAAACGTGCTGGCCAATGCCCGTACGATTGCGGATATCCCGGATACACTCAATGGCACCGCGCCGAAAATGGTTGAGGTGCGCGGCGAGGTTTATATGTCGCATGACGATTTCGCCGCGCTCAATGCCAAAGGCGGTGCCAGAATTTTTGCCAATCCGCGCAATGCTGCGGCAGGATCGCTGCGTCAGCTCGATCCGGAAGTCACCCGCTCACGCCCGCTGAAATTTTTCGCCTATAGCTGGGGCGAGTTGAGCGAAGCTCTGGCGGAGACGCAGATGCGGGCCGTCGAAAGGCTGGAATCGTTCGGATTTAAGATCAACAGGCTGATCCGGCTCTGTCATACGGTTGAAGAAATGATCGCCCAATGGGCCGCGATCGAGGCGCAGCGGGCGAGCCTTGGCTATGACATTGACGGTGTCGTCTACAAGGTGAACGATCTGGCATATCAGAACCGTCTGGGGTTTCGCGCGACCACGCCGCGTTGGGCTCTGGCGCATAAGTTTCCTGCCGAAATCGCCTGGACGCGGCTGCGCGATATCGAAATTCAGGTCGGGCGGACGGGTGCGTTGTCGCCCGTCGCGCGGCTGGACCCGGTGACGGTGGGCGGGGTCACGGTCTCGAATGCGACGCTGCATAATGAAGACTATATTGCCGGGATCAGTTCGAATGGGGAAAAGATCCGCGACACGGATATCAGGATCGGCGATTGGGTGAAGGTCTATCGGGCCGGTGACGTGATCCCGAAGATCTCTGATGTCGATGAGGCAAAGCGCGACGGGAGTGAAAAACCCTTCACTTTCCCCGAGACCTGCCCCGAATGCGGATCGGCTGCGATACGTGAGCCGGGCGATGCCGTGCGGCGCTGCACGGGCGGGCTGATCTGTCCCGCTCAGGCAATTGAGAAGCTGAAACATTTCGTCAGCCGCGGCGCGTTCGATATTGAGGGGCTTGGCGCGAAACAGATCGAGGCGTTCTATCGCGACGATATACTTCCGATCCGCAGCCCGGCGGATATTTTCACGCTGGCGGCGCGTGACCGGGAGAATCTTGCGAAGCTGAAAAACCGCGAAGGCTGGGGCGAAACCTCGGCGCAAAATCTGTTCGATGCGATTGAGCAGCGCCGGCACATTCCGCTTGCGCGTCTGATCTATGCGCTTGGCATTCGCCATGTGGGTGAGGTCGTGGCCGCCGATCTGGCCCGGTATTTCGGCAGTTGGGACAAATTCGTGGCCGAGATCGACGCCGCCATTCCGGCGGCAGAGCGGCATATGCTGGCCGATGACGCCATCCTGCACGAACGGGCAGCCGCCGAGGCAGAGGGTCGCCGCGCCCGGATCAGCGCCACGCGCGAGAAGGTTCTGTCGCAAGAACCCGCTTTGGGCCCGGAAGCCGTTGCCGCCTATGAGACGCTGACCAATATTGACGGTATCGGGGCTGTCGTGGCGCAATCGCTCTGCGCGACGTTTTCCCAACAGAAAGAGCGGCAGTCGATTGATGCGCTTGTCGGACATCTGACGGTTGAGGATGCCGAAATCCCCGATATGGCGGGCAGCGCGATTGCGGGCAAGACCATCGTGTTTACGGGTACTCTGGAACGTATGACACGGGCCGAGGCGAAGGCGCGGGCAGAGGCTCTCGGGGCCAAGGTGGCCGGGTCGGTTTCGGCGAAAACCGATATTCTTGTCGCCGGACCGGGGGCGGGATCGAAGGCCACGAAAGCCGCCGCACTGGGTGTCGAGGTGATTGACGAGGACACATGGCTGAGCCTGATAGGATAG
- the recG gene encoding ATP-dependent DNA helicase RecG — MAEPDRIAPKGRPPILFPLFAGAETLPGIGPKAAEALSSMGVTRPRDLLFTLPSGGVARRRVDRVADLQTPEIATLTVSARRHVAPTGKGRPYRVICDDGHGGDLVLVFFHARRDWLERELPVGDPRIVSGKVELFDGVAQMVHPDHILPQNAALPSEFEPVYPLSAGLVQRQMAKAADAALSRAPELAEWIDPALLRREGWPEWREALISAHAPQGPADLSVSSKARTRLAYDELLAHQVTLALARRQHRRTRGRASIGDGGLRQRVLASLPWPPTGAQTRAVDEIAADMAAPERMNRLLQGDVGAGKTLVAMLSLLIAVEAGGQGVMMAPTEILARQHLRGLLPLAEAAGIRIEALTGRDKGDARANILTDLVEGRIDILVGTHAVFQDEVRFRDLRLAVIDEQHRFGVAQRVKLAAKGETAPPDVLVMTATPIPRSLALSQYGDLDLSVLDEKPPGRKPVTTIMLDDRRMDEIVERIGKAIAGGARTYWVCPLVEESELSDLTAAEARFSALRARFGEAVRMVHGQMPAEERDAAMADFVAGRAQILVATTVIEVGVDVPEASIMVIERAESFGLAQLHQLRGRVGRGQAASSCVLMYHAPLSETGAKRLQTLRETEDGFRIAEVDLQMRGAGDLIGTAQSGLPRFRVADLERQAGLMFTAQQDARSFLERDPEMSSERGAAIRTLLWLMEQDLAIRLIKTG, encoded by the coding sequence ATGGCTGAGCCTGATAGGATAGCGCCGAAGGGCCGCCCTCCGATCCTGTTTCCGCTTTTCGCCGGGGCTGAGACCCTTCCCGGGATCGGACCGAAAGCGGCAGAGGCGCTGTCGTCAATGGGCGTTACCCGCCCGCGCGATCTGTTGTTCACCTTGCCTTCGGGCGGGGTCGCGCGGCGGCGTGTGGACAGGGTGGCTGACCTTCAGACCCCGGAAATCGCGACGCTGACAGTCAGCGCCCGCCGCCATGTCGCGCCGACGGGCAAGGGTCGGCCATATCGGGTGATCTGCGATGACGGTCATGGCGGTGATCTTGTTCTGGTGTTTTTCCATGCGCGGCGCGACTGGCTGGAACGCGAACTACCCGTCGGTGATCCAAGGATCGTCTCTGGCAAGGTCGAGCTTTTCGACGGCGTCGCCCAGATGGTTCATCCCGACCATATCCTGCCCCAGAACGCCGCGCTTCCCTCTGAGTTCGAGCCGGTCTATCCGCTGAGCGCCGGGCTGGTTCAGCGTCAGATGGCCAAAGCCGCCGATGCCGCGCTGAGCCGTGCGCCGGAACTTGCGGAATGGATCGACCCGGCTTTGCTGCGCCGTGAAGGCTGGCCAGAATGGCGCGAGGCCCTGATTTCAGCCCATGCGCCGCAGGGCCCTGCGGATCTGTCGGTTAGTTCGAAGGCGCGGACGCGGCTTGCCTATGACGAATTGCTGGCCCATCAGGTGACGCTTGCGCTTGCGCGGCGTCAGCATCGACGGACACGGGGCCGCGCCAGCATCGGCGATGGGGGTCTGCGTCAGCGCGTTCTGGCCAGCCTTCCCTGGCCGCCAACGGGGGCGCAAACCCGCGCAGTCGACGAAATCGCCGCCGATATGGCTGCGCCCGAGCGGATGAACCGCTTGCTTCAGGGCGATGTCGGCGCGGGTAAGACTCTGGTCGCGATGCTGTCCCTGCTGATCGCGGTGGAGGCTGGGGGGCAGGGGGTCATGATGGCGCCAACCGAAATCCTTGCGCGGCAGCATTTGCGTGGCTTGCTGCCTCTGGCCGAGGCGGCGGGGATCCGGATCGAGGCGCTGACCGGCCGTGACAAGGGCGATGCGCGGGCGAATATCCTGACCGATCTGGTGGAGGGGCGGATCGATATTCTCGTCGGGACCCATGCCGTGTTTCAGGATGAGGTGAGGTTTCGCGATCTGCGCCTTGCGGTGATCGACGAACAGCACCGTTTCGGCGTGGCGCAGCGCGTGAAGCTTGCGGCGAAGGGTGAAACCGCGCCGCCTGATGTGCTGGTCATGACCGCGACCCCCATCCCGCGTTCGCTGGCCCTGTCGCAATATGGCGATCTGGATCTGTCGGTGCTGGATGAGAAGCCTCCGGGCCGCAAGCCGGTCACGACGATCATGCTTGATGACCGCCGCATGGATGAAATCGTCGAGCGGATCGGCAAGGCGATTGCGGGCGGGGCGCGAACCTATTGGGTGTGCCCTCTGGTCGAGGAATCAGAGCTTTCGGACCTGACCGCCGCCGAGGCACGGTTTTCTGCCTTGCGGGCGCGGTTCGGTGAGGCGGTGCGGATGGTGCATGGCCAGATGCCCGCTGAAGAGCGCGATGCGGCGATGGCCGACTTCGTGGCCGGGCGGGCGCAGATCCTTGTCGCGACAACGGTGATCGAGGTCGGTGTGGACGTGCCGGAAGCCTCGATCATGGTGATCGAGCGGGCCGAGAGTTTCGGGCTTGCTCAGCTTCACCAGCTGCGCGGGCGCGTGGGACGGGGGCAGGCGGCGTCGAGCTGCGTCCTGATGTATCACGCGCCGCTTTCCGAGACCGGGGCGAAGCGGCTTCAGACCCTGCGCGAGACCGAGGACGGGTTCCGCATTGCTGAGGTTGATCTTCAGATGCGCGGGGCAGGCGATCTGATCGGAACGGCGCAATCCGGCCTGCCGCGCTTTCGGGTGGCCGATCTTGAGCGGCAGGCGGGTCTGATGTTCACCGCGCAGCAGGACGCACGAAGTTTTCTTGAGCGCGACCCCGAGATGAGCAGCGAACGCGGGGCCGCGATCCGCACACTTCTCTGGCTGATGGAGCAGGATCTGGCGATACGGCTGATCAAGACAGGTTAA
- the hutI gene encoding imidazolonepropionase produces the protein MQILGNLRIAGQGDDPQGTKLSEPSDIVVDGEQILWSGAARDLPSEYRDAPRRDFEGRVVTPGLIDCHTHIVFGGNRAAEFEMRLKGASYEEIARAGGGIVSSVTATRAASEDELLAQALPRVDTLLAEGVTTLEIKSGYGLDIDSELKMLRVARRIAAERPVTVRTSWLAAHALPPEYREDRAGYLLDVVIAGMTRGHCEGLIDAVDGFCEGIAFSVEEVRQVFDHASGLGLPVKIHAEQLSDLGGAAMAASCHALSADHLEYLGQDGIDAMARAGTVAVLLPGAFYTLRETRLPPVQALRDAAVPIALATDCNPGTSPLNSLLLAMNMAATLFRMTPAECLAGVTRNAARALGLSDRGVIAPGKRSDLVVWDISDPAELSYRIGFNPLHARMVGGVYV, from the coding sequence ATGCAGATCCTTGGAAATCTTCGGATCGCCGGTCAGGGCGACGATCCGCAGGGGACGAAGCTGTCGGAACCCTCCGATATCGTGGTGGACGGTGAGCAGATCCTCTGGAGCGGTGCGGCCCGGGATCTGCCGTCCGAATATCGCGATGCCCCGCGCCGGGATTTTGAAGGCCGAGTCGTGACTCCGGGTCTGATCGACTGCCATACCCATATTGTTTTCGGAGGAAACCGTGCCGCCGAATTCGAAATGCGGCTTAAGGGCGCAAGCTATGAGGAAATCGCGCGGGCGGGCGGCGGCATTGTCTCAAGCGTGACGGCGACACGCGCGGCTTCAGAAGATGAGCTTCTGGCGCAGGCATTGCCGCGTGTGGATACGCTGCTGGCCGAAGGTGTCACGACGCTGGAAATCAAATCCGGATACGGGCTGGATATCGATTCCGAACTGAAAATGCTGCGCGTCGCGCGGAGGATTGCAGCGGAAAGGCCGGTGACGGTGCGGACAAGCTGGCTTGCCGCCCATGCACTGCCGCCTGAATATCGTGAGGATCGGGCGGGCTATCTGCTGGATGTGGTGATCGCCGGAATGACTCGCGGGCATTGCGAAGGGCTGATCGACGCGGTGGACGGGTTCTGCGAAGGGATCGCCTTTTCCGTCGAGGAAGTTCGGCAGGTCTTCGATCACGCAAGCGGGCTTGGACTTCCGGTGAAGATCCACGCCGAACAGCTTTCCGATCTTGGCGGAGCTGCAATGGCGGCATCCTGTCACGCGTTGTCTGCCGATCATCTGGAATATCTGGGGCAGGACGGGATCGACGCGATGGCGCGGGCAGGAACGGTCGCGGTGTTGCTGCCCGGGGCGTTCTATACGCTGCGGGAAACGCGATTGCCTCCGGTTCAGGCGCTGCGGGATGCCGCTGTGCCGATCGCGCTTGCGACGGATTGCAATCCGGGGACATCGCCGCTGAACTCGCTGCTGCTGGCGATGAATATGGCGGCGACGCTTTTTCGGATGACGCCTGCGGAATGCCTTGCCGGAGTGACGCGGAACGCGGCCCGCGCCCTCGGGCTGTCGGATCGCGGCGTGATCGCGCCGGGCAAGCGCTCTGATCTGGTTGTCTGGGATATCAGCGATCCGGCAGAGCTGAGCTATCGCATCGGTTTCAATCCCCTTCATGCCCGTATGGTCGGAGGCGTCTATGTCTGA
- the hutU gene encoding urocanate hydratase — protein sequence MDNPRHNTRDVFPATGTGITAKSWLTEAPLRMLMNNLHPDVAENPHELVVYGGIGRAARTWKDFDLIADTLRNLEDDETLLVQSGKPVGVFRTHKDAPRVLIANSNLVPHWANWDHFNELDKKGLAMYGQMTAGSWIYIGSQGIVQGTYETFVEAGRQHYDGDLSGRWILTGGLGGMGGAQPLAAVMAGACCLAVECDETRADFRLRTRYVDEKTHDLDEALAMIDRWTKAGQAKSVALIGNAAEIFPELVRRGVRPDIVTDQTSAHDPVHGYLPAGWSVAEWRSKQETDPGSVARAARASMRDQVAAMVAFHQQGIPTVDYGNNIRQMALEEGLENAFAFPGFVPAYIRPLFCRGIGPFRWAALSGDPEDIHKTDAKVKELIDDPHLHNWLDMARERISFQGLPARICWVGLGLRHKLGLAFNEMVRTGELSAPIVIGRDHLDSGSVASPNRETEAMRDGSDAVSDWPLLNALLNTASGATWVSLHHGGGVGMGFSQHSGMVICCDGSEDADRRIARVLWNDPATGVMRHADAGYEIALDCARENGLTLPGILG from the coding sequence ATGGATAATCCCCGTCACAATACCCGCGATGTGTTTCCCGCGACAGGGACCGGGATCACCGCGAAATCATGGCTGACCGAGGCTCCGCTGCGGATGCTGATGAATAATCTTCATCCCGATGTGGCTGAGAACCCGCATGAGCTGGTCGTCTATGGCGGCATCGGACGGGCGGCGCGGACATGGAAGGATTTCGATCTGATTGCAGATACGCTGCGCAATCTTGAGGATGACGAAACCCTGCTGGTCCAGTCCGGCAAGCCGGTCGGCGTGTTCCGCACCCATAAGGATGCCCCGCGTGTGCTGATCGCGAATTCCAATCTGGTGCCACATTGGGCCAACTGGGATCATTTCAATGAGCTGGATAAGAAAGGTCTGGCCATGTACGGCCAGATGACCGCCGGATCATGGATCTATATCGGCTCTCAGGGGATCGTTCAGGGAACCTATGAAACCTTCGTCGAGGCCGGGCGGCAGCATTATGACGGCGATCTTTCGGGGCGCTGGATCCTGACCGGAGGGCTTGGCGGCATGGGCGGGGCGCAGCCTCTGGCGGCGGTGATGGCCGGTGCGTGCTGCCTTGCGGTCGAGTGTGACGAAACCCGCGCCGATTTCCGTTTGCGGACCCGCTATGTCGATGAAAAGACGCATGATCTGGATGAAGCGCTTGCGATGATCGATCGCTGGACGAAGGCGGGGCAGGCAAAATCCGTCGCGCTGATCGGCAATGCGGCCGAGATTTTCCCCGAACTGGTCCGGCGCGGGGTCCGGCCCGATATCGTGACCGACCAGACCTCGGCCCATGACCCCGTGCATGGCTATCTTCCCGCCGGGTGGAGCGTGGCTGAATGGCGCTCGAAGCAAGAGACCGATCCCGGTTCTGTCGCTCGGGCTGCGCGGGCGTCGATGCGCGATCAGGTCGCCGCGATGGTGGCGTTTCATCAGCAGGGCATCCCGACGGTGGATTACGGCAATAATATCCGTCAGATGGCTCTGGAAGAGGGGCTTGAGAACGCTTTTGCCTTTCCGGGCTTCGTTCCCGCCTATATCCGCCCGCTTTTCTGCCGGGGGATCGGGCCGTTTCGTTGGGCAGCGCTGTCGGGCGACCCCGAGGATATCCATAAGACCGATGCGAAGGTGAAGGAACTGATCGACGACCCGCATCTGCATAACTGGCTGGATATGGCGCGGGAACGGATCAGTTTTCAGGGCCTGCCCGCAAGGATCTGCTGGGTCGGTCTGGGTCTGCGCCACAAACTCGGCCTCGCCTTCAATGAAATGGTCCGGACGGGTGAGCTGTCGGCCCCCATCGTGATCGGCAGGGACCACCTGGACAGCGGCTCTGTCGCCAGCCCGAACCGCGAAACCGAGGCGATGCGCGACGGCAGCGATGCAGTCTCGGACTGGCCCTTGCTGAACGCGCTGCTGAATACGGCATCGGGTGCCACATGGGTCAGCCTGCATCACGGCGGCGGCGTCGGCATGGGGTTCTCGCAGCATTCGGGCATGGTGATCTGTTGCGACGGAAGCGAGGATGCGGATCGCCGCATCGCGCGGGTTCTGTGGAACGATCCAGCGACGGGCGTCATGCGCCACGCCGATGCGGGTTATGAGATCGCACTGGACTGCGCCCGCGAAAACGGGCTGACTCTGCCGGGTATTCTGGGCTGA
- a CDS encoding GntR family transcriptional regulator: MSEPASRSGGQTSQKARNIADEARRRIASQEWKQGDRIPDEADLAVEFGVARATVNKALQLLADEGLLERRRRAGTRVVTHPVRKAVFEIPIIREQIEKSGQIYGYRVVSLRHAPPPPHLVSDLGADASAAFVHLQAVHYGDERPFQYEDRWINLTALPGMDRIDFARVNANEWLVRNATYLRADIQFLAENATERDAELLEAEPGQALLILSRATWNDNGLITSARIACQPGFMFRAAD; encoded by the coding sequence ATGTCGGAACCGGCAAGCCGCTCGGGCGGCCAGACATCGCAGAAAGCCCGGAACATCGCTGATGAGGCCCGCCGTCGCATTGCCTCTCAGGAATGGAAACAGGGCGACCGCATCCCGGATGAGGCCGATCTTGCGGTGGAATTCGGCGTGGCGCGTGCAACCGTGAACAAGGCGCTGCAATTACTGGCCGATGAGGGGCTGCTGGAACGCCGTCGCCGCGCCGGAACCCGGGTCGTAACCCATCCTGTGCGCAAGGCCGTGTTCGAAATCCCGATCATCCGCGAGCAGATCGAAAAAAGCGGGCAGATCTATGGATACAGGGTCGTCTCGCTGAGACATGCCCCGCCCCCGCCGCATCTGGTCAGCGATCTTGGCGCCGACGCGTCAGCCGCTTTCGTGCATCTGCAAGCGGTCCATTATGGCGATGAGCGACCGTTTCAATATGAGGATCGCTGGATCAACCTGACCGCGCTGCCGGGCATGGACCGGATCGATTTCGCCCGCGTCAACGCGAATGAATGGCTGGTCCGCAATGCGACATATCTGCGGGCGGATATTCAGTTTCTTGCCGAAAACGCAACCGAGCGCGACGCCGAATTGCTGGAAGCGGAACCCGGTCAGGCCCTTCTGATCCTGAGCCGGGCGACATGGAACGATAACGGGTTGATCACAAGCGCCCGCATCGCCTGTCAGCCGGGATTCATGTTCAGGGCGGCGGATTAA
- the ctrA gene encoding response regulator transcription factor CtrA, which yields MRILLVEDDPSTARSIELMLTNASYNVFITDMGEEGIDLAKLYDYDLILLDLDLPDMSGMDVIRQIRMSRIDTPILILTGSDDTESKLKGFGFGADDYMTKPFHREELIARIAAIIRRSKGHSHSIIRTGDLMVDLDARSVEVNGSPVNLTGKEYQILELLSLRKGTTLTKEMFLNHLYGGMDEPELKIIDVFICKLRKKLSAALGGENHIETVWGRNYVLRDPEPGMDSQFAIGA from the coding sequence ATGCGCATTCTTCTGGTCGAGGACGACCCAAGCACCGCACGCAGTATCGAACTGATGCTGACCAATGCCAGCTACAACGTGTTCATCACCGATATGGGTGAAGAGGGAATCGATCTCGCCAAGCTTTACGACTATGACCTGATCCTTCTGGATCTCGATCTGCCGGATATGAGCGGGATGGACGTGATCCGCCAGATCCGCATGTCGCGCATCGACACTCCGATCCTGATCCTGACCGGCTCTGACGATACGGAAAGCAAGCTGAAAGGGTTCGGCTTCGGCGCCGATGACTATATGACGAAACCGTTCCACCGCGAGGAACTGATCGCACGTATCGCGGCGATCATCCGTCGCTCGAAGGGGCACAGCCACTCGATCATCCGGACGGGCGATCTGATGGTCGATCTCGACGCACGCTCGGTCGAGGTGAACGGAAGCCCGGTGAACCTGACCGGCAAGGAATATCAGATCCTGGAACTTCTCAGCCTGCGCAAGGGCACGACGCTGACCAAGGAGATGTTCCTGAACCATCTCTATGGCGGCATGGACGAACCCGAGCTGAAGATCATCGACGTATTCATCTGCAAACTGCGCAAGAAACTGTCCGCGGCCCTTGGCGGAGAAAACCATATCGAAACGGTCTGGGGCCGGAACTATGTCCTGCGCGATCCCGAACCCGGGATGGACAGCCAGTTCGCCATCGGGGCGTGA
- a CDS encoding DUF1153 domain-containing protein codes for MYLRKSNGPRAVTLANGDVLSLADLPPPDTRWVASRKAVVVNAVMHGLLTRDEALLRYGLSGEEFDAWCKAIDSHGVRALRVTALQQYRQP; via the coding sequence ATGTATCTGCGAAAATCCAACGGACCCCGCGCCGTCACACTGGCGAATGGCGATGTGCTGTCGCTGGCCGACCTGCCGCCACCCGATACAAGATGGGTGGCCAGCCGCAAGGCTGTTGTCGTCAATGCCGTCATGCATGGGCTTCTCACCCGGGATGAGGCGCTGTTGCGCTATGGATTATCCGGTGAGGAGTTCGATGCCTGGTGCAAGGCAATCGATTCACATGGCGTCCGCGCATTACGGGTCACGGCACTTCAGCAATACAGACAACCTTAG